A stretch of Gemmatimonadaceae bacterium DNA encodes these proteins:
- a CDS encoding N-acyl homoserine lactonase family protein, with protein sequence MTRRGVFAAVALALAPVAFAPMTASAQSAPRWEAYAIRYATLPAFRVSGLVAGADTARRIDADCMIWLLKGPSGRTVLVDAGFKRADLIARWKPTNYVRPDSAVMRAGVNAGDITDVIVSHIHWDHFDGADLFPNAKIWIQRDEVEHHIDSTGKVLDRAIDGPDAAMLHMLRTAGRVAYVDGDAREILPGIIVYTGGKHTFQSQYVGVHTAQGTVILASDNMYLYENLDRQVPIAQTLDAASNLAAQRRMVTLASSPRLIVPGHDPAVLARFGTVAPDVVRIK encoded by the coding sequence GTGACGCGTCGGGGCGTCTTCGCGGCCGTCGCCTTGGCGCTCGCGCCAGTGGCGTTTGCACCGATGACAGCGAGCGCGCAATCGGCTCCGCGCTGGGAGGCGTACGCCATTCGCTACGCCACATTGCCGGCGTTCCGGGTGTCGGGACTTGTCGCCGGCGCCGACACCGCCCGGCGCATCGACGCTGACTGCATGATCTGGCTGTTGAAAGGCCCAAGTGGCCGCACGGTACTGGTTGATGCCGGCTTCAAGCGCGCCGATCTCATCGCGCGTTGGAAACCCACCAACTACGTTCGACCCGACTCGGCGGTGATGCGCGCCGGCGTCAACGCCGGCGACATCACTGACGTCATCGTCTCGCACATTCACTGGGATCACTTCGACGGCGCCGACCTGTTCCCCAACGCGAAGATCTGGATCCAGCGTGACGAAGTGGAGCATCACATAGACTCGACCGGCAAGGTGCTCGATCGCGCCATTGACGGGCCCGATGCGGCCATGCTGCACATGCTGCGAACGGCCGGGCGCGTGGCGTATGTCGATGGCGACGCCCGGGAGATCCTGCCCGGTATCATCGTGTATACGGGTGGCAAGCACACGTTCCAGTCGCAGTACGTTGGGGTGCACACGGCACAGGGCACGGTGATCCTCGCGTCGGACAACATGTACCTGTACGAGAACCTCGATCGACAGGTCCCGATTGCGCAGACGCTGGACGCCGCGTCAAACCTCGCCGCGCAACGTCGAATGGTGACACTGGCCTCGTCGCCGCGACTCATTGTGCCGGGGCACGACCCGGCCGTGCTCGCGCGGTTTGGGACCGTCGCACCCGACGTCGTGCGAATCAAATAA
- a CDS encoding phosphatase PAP2 family protein, with product MFSAAWCAVALVGCLLSTAAAAWAQDVPQTSNRGVVITREWWTFGAFALGVVAAAPFDSRLARQFERTSLHESRTVDRTAGAIRALGDPGTLLLSVGSFAVGRLAHRPTLADVGLHASEAALFSGATSAVLKQLVGRARPNLVRNDDADVFRPASGASGYTSFPSGHTTVAFAAASAVSAELARSVLATRHPRVAYVVAPILFGSASLVGISRMYHDAHWASDVVAAAGIGTVAGRMVVRRHHDGPRGRVERWLLPAQVVPTAGGGAAVWNIAFR from the coding sequence GTGTTTTCTGCGGCATGGTGCGCCGTCGCGCTGGTCGGATGCCTGCTGTCGACGGCGGCGGCCGCATGGGCGCAAGACGTGCCGCAGACGTCAAACCGCGGCGTGGTCATCACCCGCGAATGGTGGACGTTCGGCGCCTTCGCGCTGGGCGTGGTGGCTGCGGCACCGTTCGACTCGCGCTTGGCCCGACAGTTCGAACGCACATCGTTGCATGAGAGCCGTACGGTCGACAGGACGGCAGGGGCGATTCGCGCGCTTGGTGATCCCGGAACCCTGCTGCTGTCCGTGGGATCGTTTGCCGTGGGCCGACTGGCGCACCGACCGACATTGGCCGACGTGGGCTTGCATGCCTCGGAGGCCGCGCTGTTCAGCGGTGCCACGTCGGCAGTACTCAAGCAGCTGGTCGGGCGCGCGCGTCCCAATCTGGTGCGCAACGACGATGCCGATGTGTTTCGTCCGGCCAGTGGTGCCTCGGGCTACACCTCATTCCCGTCGGGTCACACCACCGTCGCCTTTGCGGCCGCCTCGGCGGTCAGCGCGGAACTGGCGCGCTCGGTATTGGCGACACGTCATCCGCGCGTAGCATATGTCGTTGCCCCAATACTGTTCGGTAGCGCCTCCCTGGTGGGAATCTCGCGCATGTATCACGATGCGCATTGGGCCAGCGACGTGGTGGCGGCGGCGGGCATCGGGACCGTTGCGGGGCGCATGGTCGTGCGACGGCACCATGACGGACCGCGCGGGCGCGTGGAACGGTGGCTGTTGCCGGCGCAGGTGGTGCCGACGGCGGGCGGTGGTGCCGCCGTGTGGAACATTGCCTTTCGCTGA
- a CDS encoding alkylphosphonate utilization protein: protein MDVRDSNGNLLGDGDSVTVIKDLKVKGTSVTLKRGTLIKNIRLTGSTGEIECNADKVKGLVLKTEFLKKA from the coding sequence ATGGATGTGCGTGACAGCAATGGCAACCTGCTCGGCGACGGGGATTCCGTCACGGTCATCAAGGATCTCAAGGTCAAGGGCACCTCGGTCACGCTCAAGCGGGGTACGCTCATCAAGAACATCCGCCTCACCGGCAGCACAGGTGAAATCGAGTGCAACGCCGACAAGGTGAAGGGGCTGGTGCTCAAGACGGAGTTCCTCAAGAAGGCCTGA
- a CDS encoding AAA family ATPase has protein sequence MTSVTNSPNLLEGRRVKVAFVGTHGVGKTTLCFDLAAQLKRLDLGVDIVKEVARRCPLPINEGTTYDAQAWILHTQIAEEIEAAAAYEVVVCDRSVLDNYAYLVARVGRRSELDALVADWVRGYDVLFKVPILGAPSFDGKRAVSPSFQLEIDVIIDQLITAFDVPVQFLDPADRDGWTLRVLECLGLPTQPPQIDLFSRAT, from the coding sequence CTGACGTCAGTGACCAATTCACCGAATCTGCTTGAAGGTCGGCGCGTGAAAGTGGCGTTTGTCGGCACCCATGGTGTCGGCAAGACGACGCTCTGCTTCGACCTCGCCGCGCAACTCAAGCGACTCGACCTGGGGGTGGATATCGTCAAGGAAGTGGCGCGCCGTTGTCCGCTGCCAATCAACGAAGGCACCACCTACGACGCGCAGGCGTGGATTCTGCACACCCAGATTGCCGAGGAAATCGAGGCGGCGGCGGCGTACGAAGTGGTGGTCTGCGACCGTTCGGTACTCGACAACTACGCGTATCTGGTGGCCCGCGTGGGGCGCCGTTCCGAGCTCGACGCGCTGGTGGCCGACTGGGTGCGCGGCTACGACGTGCTGTTCAAGGTGCCGATACTCGGCGCACCGTCGTTTGACGGTAAGCGCGCGGTGAGTCCAAGCTTTCAGCTGGAGATCGATGTGATCATCGATCAGTTGATCACGGCGTTCGATGTGCCCGTGCAATTTCTTGATCCGGCCGATCGCGATGGCTGGACGTTGCGCGTGCTGGAGTGCCTCGGACTCCCTACTCAGCCACCGCAAATCGACCTGTTCTCGCGCGCGACCTGA
- a CDS encoding pyrroloquinoline quinone-dependent dehydrogenase: MTHSRRFVSRAATAWLLTSMAVLLGADASRVRAQAATLPRATVDWPAYGNDAGGLKYSPLTDINRGNVASLAVAFTWRNNEEPIAAREGQKAARAGQFQATPLAIHDTLFFSTPFNRVIALDATTGRELWAFDPQAWKTYGQPSNGTGFVHRGVATWTNGRERRVFINSRWRLFALDAATGREIPGFGDHGMVDLTAQLSRPVRPEHYTNTSPPVVWGNLVIVGNGVGDRLVYRGDPPGDVQAYDVRTGRRVWRFQTVPRPGQLGNDTWRDSAWVYEGHTNVWAPFTVDSARGLVYLPVGTPSNDWYGGERQGANLFAESIVCLDARTGKRVWHYQLTHHGLWDYDLPAPPNLVTITHNGKRVDVVTVPTKQGFVFVFDRVTGEPVWPIEERAVPPSDVPGEVVWPTQPFPTKPAPFTRQGFTANDVIDFTPALRAAALEELSKYVIGPLYTPPSVKGTAVNPGAIGGSGWGGAAVDPETGWLYVKGTNSPALFALRARTTGSDTVDAPYMVDLANSTLGVTLRDGPEGTAGRGRTLPINKPPYGNLTAIDLNTGEHRWQVTLGDTPAYRQHPALAGVALPDKLGVAGSPGALVTKGGLLFISGGGRVLYAIDAKTGATVWEHDLGQIAYANPMTYRSRAGRQYVVIATGAGAQATLVAFALPQ; encoded by the coding sequence ATGACCCATTCCCGCCGATTCGTTTCTCGCGCCGCGACCGCGTGGCTGCTGACGAGCATGGCCGTCCTCCTTGGCGCGGACGCGTCGCGCGTTCGGGCGCAGGCGGCCACGCTTCCGCGGGCTACCGTGGACTGGCCCGCGTACGGCAACGATGCGGGCGGCCTCAAGTATTCGCCACTCACCGACATCAACCGCGGCAACGTTGCGTCGCTCGCCGTGGCCTTTACGTGGCGAAACAATGAGGAGCCGATCGCGGCGCGCGAAGGGCAAAAGGCGGCGCGCGCGGGGCAATTTCAGGCGACGCCGCTGGCCATTCATGACACGCTGTTCTTCTCCACGCCGTTCAATCGCGTTATCGCGCTTGACGCGACGACGGGGCGCGAACTGTGGGCGTTTGATCCGCAAGCATGGAAGACGTACGGTCAACCCAGCAATGGCACGGGCTTTGTGCATCGTGGAGTGGCCACCTGGACCAATGGCCGCGAGCGGCGCGTGTTCATCAACTCGCGCTGGAGACTGTTTGCCTTGGACGCGGCCACGGGTCGTGAGATTCCCGGGTTCGGCGACCACGGCATGGTGGATCTCACGGCGCAACTATCACGTCCGGTGCGCCCGGAACACTACACCAACACGTCACCTCCCGTGGTGTGGGGCAATCTGGTGATCGTCGGCAATGGCGTCGGTGATCGGCTGGTGTATCGCGGCGATCCGCCGGGCGACGTGCAAGCGTACGATGTGCGCACGGGGAGACGCGTGTGGCGCTTCCAGACCGTGCCGCGGCCCGGCCAACTGGGCAATGACACATGGCGCGACAGCGCCTGGGTGTACGAAGGACACACGAACGTGTGGGCGCCGTTCACCGTGGACAGTGCCCGCGGACTGGTGTATCTGCCGGTGGGGACGCCCAGCAACGACTGGTACGGCGGTGAACGCCAGGGGGCGAATCTCTTCGCCGAATCCATTGTGTGTCTCGACGCGCGTACCGGCAAGCGCGTGTGGCACTATCAACTCACGCATCACGGGCTGTGGGACTATGATTTGCCAGCGCCTCCCAATCTTGTGACGATTACGCACAACGGGAAGCGTGTGGATGTAGTGACGGTGCCAACGAAACAGGGATTCGTGTTCGTGTTCGACCGCGTCACCGGCGAACCGGTGTGGCCCATCGAGGAGCGCGCCGTGCCACCCAGCGACGTGCCCGGTGAAGTGGTGTGGCCGACGCAGCCATTTCCCACGAAGCCCGCCCCGTTCACGAGACAGGGATTCACCGCCAACGACGTCATCGACTTCACGCCGGCGTTGAGGGCGGCTGCGTTGGAGGAACTGTCGAAGTATGTGATTGGGCCCTTGTACACCCCACCGTCGGTGAAGGGCACGGCGGTGAACCCCGGCGCCATTGGCGGATCAGGATGGGGCGGCGCCGCCGTCGATCCGGAAACGGGTTGGTTGTACGTGAAGGGTACCAACTCCCCTGCGCTCTTCGCGCTGCGCGCGCGCACCACTGGCAGCGACACCGTAGATGCACCATACATGGTCGATCTCGCCAACTCCACGCTGGGCGTGACGTTGCGCGATGGTCCGGAAGGCACGGCTGGTCGTGGTCGCACCTTACCGATCAACAAGCCACCGTATGGCAATCTCACCGCCATCGACCTGAACACCGGTGAACACCGATGGCAAGTCACGTTGGGCGATACACCGGCCTATCGGCAGCACCCGGCGCTGGCGGGCGTGGCGCTTCCGGATAAACTGGGTGTGGCGGGTTCGCCGGGCGCGCTGGTCACCAAGGGCGGCTTGCTGTTCATCAGCGGCGGTGGTCGCGTGCTGTACGCGATTGATGCGAAAACCGGTGCCACGGTATGGGAGCATGATTTGGGCCAGATTGCCTATGCCAATCCCATGACCTACCGCAGTCGCGCCGGCCGTCAATACGTGGTCATCGCAACGGGTGCTGGTGCGCAGGCGACGCTGGTGGCGTTCGCGTTACCGCAGTAG
- a CDS encoding pyridoxamine 5'-phosphate oxidase family protein: protein MHPFLYHEGQRDVQREANSVQCADNLSTWVGPVVDYANEADLVVLASATPDTLHVAALSGPAPLVSAAGHAGAIAVSMTSALVDLLPIERPWGGIVINPATARRSRVAGHPQLHGSLVEVPCGVAFTNCRKYMTPTSSTGASRHLGPTAQERRAPDDQWVVDTIARGETAFLVTVTPEGVADVSHRGGQPGFLRYDAVNSAINWTEYLGDGMFVSTGNLRRSRRFALLVLDYESGDAVRLDGEANYTNLRRDRHERVDALLQASEPFPVQGTMEATVHYASRLVQFCQPRVRVERRTRITSADTTAVQHPQ from the coding sequence ATGCACCCGTTCCTCTACCATGAAGGGCAGCGTGATGTGCAGCGCGAAGCGAACTCCGTTCAATGCGCTGACAATCTCTCGACGTGGGTTGGACCGGTAGTCGACTACGCCAACGAGGCCGATTTGGTGGTGCTGGCGAGCGCCACGCCGGACACACTGCACGTCGCCGCGCTTTCCGGGCCCGCCCCGCTCGTGTCCGCGGCCGGGCATGCGGGCGCGATCGCGGTATCCATGACCAGTGCGCTGGTCGACTTGCTGCCGATCGAACGCCCGTGGGGGGGCATCGTGATCAATCCCGCAACCGCGCGCCGCTCACGGGTTGCCGGTCATCCGCAGCTGCATGGCTCGCTCGTGGAAGTCCCGTGTGGCGTCGCGTTTACGAATTGTCGCAAGTACATGACGCCTACCAGCAGCACCGGCGCGTCCCGACATCTTGGTCCGACGGCTCAGGAACGTCGCGCGCCGGATGATCAATGGGTCGTCGACACCATTGCTCGCGGCGAAACGGCCTTTCTGGTGACCGTGACGCCCGAGGGCGTCGCCGATGTATCCCATCGCGGTGGACAGCCGGGATTTCTCCGCTATGACGCGGTCAACAGCGCCATCAACTGGACCGAGTATCTGGGCGACGGGATGTTCGTGAGCACCGGGAACCTTCGCCGATCCAGGAGATTTGCGCTCCTCGTTCTCGACTACGAGTCGGGCGACGCCGTTCGCCTTGATGGCGAGGCGAACTACACCAACCTGCGGCGCGATCGGCACGAACGCGTGGACGCGTTGCTACAGGCCTCGGAGCCTTTTCCCGTACAAGGGACCATGGAGGCGACGGTTCACTATGCGTCGCGCCTGGTGCAGTTCTGCCAGCCTCGCGTTCGCGTCGAACGACGGACGCGAATCACCTCAGCCGACACGACCGCGGTGCAACATCCGCAGTAG
- the infA gene encoding translation initiation factor IF-1, with amino-acid sequence MKQETLEFEGVVNDVLPSAMFRVGLDNGHELLATVAGKMRKYRIRILAGDKVTVEVSPYDLARGRIIFRHK; translated from the coding sequence ATGAAACAGGAAACGCTCGAATTCGAAGGGGTCGTGAACGACGTGCTGCCCAGCGCGATGTTTCGCGTCGGACTCGACAACGGCCACGAACTGCTGGCCACGGTGGCCGGCAAGATGCGCAAGTATCGCATCCGCATTCTCGCCGGTGACAAGGTTACGGTTGAGGTTTCGCCGTACGATCTGGCCCGCGGCCGCATCATCTTCCGGCACAAGTAG